The following nucleotide sequence is from Synechococcus sp. KORDI-52.
CGAGGCGGTCGTCGCGGCTGCGGAACGCAGTCGGGAGCTGGCCTAGGGCAGCACCTCCGGCCACCCTTGACGAATGAGCAGCAGGGAGAAGTAGGGGCGTGGTTCGGCCGCCATGGCATCGGCTGAACAGATGCGCTGGTCCGGCCAGCCGACCCGTTCGGCGAACAGCGCTTGCTGCAGCAGACCATGTTGCTTCAGCAGAGGTTGAACCCAACTCCAGCGTCGTCCCAGTTTCAGCAAGGCCAGAACCTGTCCTGTCGCTGCGGCGTTGTCCAGCACCTGCTCCAGCTCTTCGGGGGTGTCAGGGCAGGGGCGCAGCAGCAGTTGATCCTGCTGCAGGGCCAAAGGCCAGAGGCCGGCAGCCGCGGCTGCTGAGCAGGAGGTGATGCCCGGAACCACGCTGATGGGACATTGGGGCCATTCATGGCGAAGGGCCAGCAGCACGTAGCTGCAGCTCGCAAAAAGAGACGCATCTCCTTCGCAGAGCAGCGCCACCTGCAGGCCGGAACGGACGGCCTGTTGCAGCTGTTGCGCCGCCGTTGCCCAGGCGGCCCGACGTGGTCCGGCAGCGTCAACCATCGGGAACAGCAGCGGCAGGCGCTGATGGTCGCTGCGGATCCAGGCGGCAGCGATTTTGGCGGCCATGCTGTCGGCCTCAGGACGGCCGACCGGATAGGCCACCACCTCTGCCTGGCGGATGGCGTCAACCGCGGCGAGGGTCAGCAGTGAAGGATCGCCGGGGCCGACTCCCACCAGCGTGAGTCCCCCAGTCGTGCTGGGATCGATGATGGTCAGCAGTCGATGCGCCCGGGGGCCGGACGATGAGTCGTCTCAGCATCTTTCCAGACGAAACAGCATCTGATGCTCCGGATCGGCATGTGCTTCGGTTGGAGAGTCACGACCCGGCGGTGATTCAGGCGGAGCTCCGCCGCCGGGGCATTGGGTTCGAGCAATGGCCCGCGGAGCAGGGTCTGCCGGAGGGGGCCGACAAGGCCACGATCCTTCAGGTTTATGCCACTGCGATTGCCCGGGTTCAACGCGATGGCAGTTACGCCACGGTTGATGCGATCCGGATGACACCGGATCATCCCGA
It contains:
- the cobI gene encoding precorrin-2 C(20)-methyltransferase, with product MGVGPGDPSLLTLAAVDAIRQAEVVAYPVGRPEADSMAAKIAAAWIRSDHQRLPLLFPMVDAAGPRRAAWATAAQQLQQAVRSGLQVALLCEGDASLFASCSYVLLALRHEWPQCPISVVPGITSCSAAAAAGLWPLALQQDQLLLRPCPDTPEELEQVLDNAAATGQVLALLKLGRRWSWVQPLLKQHGLLQQALFAERVGWPDQRICSADAMAAEPRPYFSLLLIRQGWPEVLP